One genomic segment of Brevibacillus laterosporus LMG 15441 includes these proteins:
- a CDS encoding HD-GYP domain-containing protein — protein sequence MPVCQIKHIPVGSRLTEDVYTPLGGLLFTKGTVVEDREIEILDAFMIEEVSVEAIVDGTVITEGFADGKKQVSTEGKGASKPIRKRQSEPGIMEHLEKAVSSFKNLFQHVQGGQSIPVLEVRNVMTSLIKEVEEQSNLLFILKKADNPNNYLYEHCVGVGLLSYIMAKWMKLPEKEWMQVALAGMLMDIGKTKIDPKILWKPDKLTSSEFEEMKKHTVYGYELIKSAKGVTQGVGLAALQHHEREDGSGYPFGIKGDKIHTYSKIIAVADMYHAMCSDRLHQKATSPFLVVEQLLQDSFGKLDPKVVRVFVNGITQFSIGSKVELSDGTVGKVVFINQNYPTRPMVEINQNIINLADKRNVWIVKALV from the coding sequence ATGCCTGTTTGTCAGATTAAACACATACCGGTAGGATCTCGCTTAACGGAAGATGTTTATACACCGTTAGGAGGATTGCTTTTTACAAAAGGAACCGTTGTAGAGGATAGAGAAATAGAAATTTTGGATGCTTTTATGATTGAAGAGGTTTCTGTTGAAGCTATAGTAGATGGAACTGTTATTACAGAAGGATTTGCCGATGGGAAAAAACAGGTATCCACAGAAGGAAAAGGGGCAAGTAAACCAATAAGAAAGCGACAATCAGAGCCGGGAATAATGGAGCATTTAGAGAAGGCAGTCTCTTCTTTTAAAAACCTTTTCCAACATGTACAAGGGGGACAAAGCATTCCTGTATTAGAGGTTCGGAATGTTATGACTTCACTTATTAAAGAAGTAGAGGAGCAATCTAATCTTCTATTTATCCTGAAAAAAGCAGATAATCCAAATAACTATTTGTATGAGCACTGTGTAGGTGTGGGGCTACTTAGCTATATTATGGCAAAGTGGATGAAGCTTCCGGAAAAAGAATGGATGCAGGTAGCTTTAGCAGGGATGCTTATGGATATAGGAAAAACAAAAATTGACCCTAAAATTTTGTGGAAGCCAGACAAGTTAACTTCTAGTGAATTTGAAGAGATGAAAAAACATACTGTTTATGGCTATGAGTTAATTAAATCAGCAAAGGGCGTCACACAGGGTGTTGGATTAGCAGCACTACAGCATCATGAACGAGAAGATGGAAGTGGGTACCCATTTGGTATAAAAGGTGATAAAATACATACCTATAGTAAAATAATAGCTGTGGCTGATATGTATCATGCGATGTGCTCTGACCGTTTACATCAAAAGGCAACTTCTCCATTTCTAGTAGTAGAGCAATTGTTGCAGGATAGTTTCGGTAAGTTAGATCCAAAGGTAGTTCGTGTATTTGTTAATGGAATTACGCAGTTCTCTATAGGAAGTAAAGTAGAATTAAGTGATGGAACAGTCGGGAAAGTGGTATTTATAAATCAAAACTATCCAACCCGACCGATGGTAGAAATCAATCAAAACATCATTAATCTAGCTGACAAGAGAAATGTTTGGATTGTAAAAGCGCTGGTTTAA
- a CDS encoding YaaC family protein produces the protein MFLRFHKNIIYKSEYSENKGVIFSMSLQDVWQQLSIMETEPTSRSFLTASYHRMGLQNPEKHAFQNSTRFLYTWMQARHYYEMAAKSSLLIKPLLLFYGCVHLLKGLILAKDPDYPQNSRMLQHGVTARKVKKNPYHLLDDEMKPQKEGFFPHLCRLLSIHPISDRYRVSDLFLSIPELREEMDHFQKPSPWVAVSIMTERPFVFALPHASQGALSYSDETLQHYLNRLFTATNNQGTSGSFPLFCTLRQNTDKVRFAPPSTSSISNQGRLFECDDRVSLFEHPLFSIDQNRNIYLWNDIENHPVPQFANHYLLLYGLSMLCRYESELWGDLVLSHQYAEKLLIDRFCKHHMGIFPYMVEQQLQLLK, from the coding sequence ATGTTTCTTAGATTCCATAAGAATATCATTTATAAAAGTGAATATTCGGAAAATAAAGGGGTAATTTTCTCCATGTCTCTTCAAGATGTCTGGCAACAGCTTTCTATTATGGAAACAGAGCCTACTTCACGATCTTTTCTTACAGCCTCTTATCATAGAATGGGCTTACAAAATCCTGAAAAGCATGCCTTTCAAAACAGTACTCGTTTTTTATATACCTGGATGCAGGCTAGACATTATTATGAAATGGCTGCGAAAAGCTCTTTATTAATTAAGCCTCTCTTATTATTTTACGGATGCGTTCATTTACTTAAGGGTCTAATCCTTGCCAAAGATCCAGATTATCCCCAGAACAGTCGCATGCTACAGCATGGTGTTACAGCACGAAAAGTTAAGAAAAATCCCTACCATTTACTAGATGATGAAATGAAACCCCAAAAGGAAGGCTTCTTTCCACATCTATGTCGACTCCTTTCGATCCATCCCATATCGGATCGTTATCGAGTAAGTGATCTTTTCTTATCAATACCTGAGCTTCGTGAGGAAATGGACCATTTTCAAAAACCAAGTCCTTGGGTAGCTGTGTCAATCATGACAGAGCGACCCTTTGTGTTTGCTCTGCCTCATGCTAGCCAAGGGGCACTTTCTTATTCAGACGAAACCTTGCAGCATTATTTAAATCGTCTATTTACTGCTACTAATAATCAAGGAACCTCCGGAAGCTTTCCTTTATTCTGTACCCTTAGACAAAACACCGATAAAGTTAGGTTCGCTCCCCCTTCAACTTCATCTATTTCGAATCAGGGACGACTTTTTGAGTGTGATGACCGAGTGTCTCTGTTTGAGCATCCCCTCTTTTCAATAGATCAGAATAGAAATATTTATCTTTGGAATGATATCGAGAATCATCCTGTTCCCCAATTTGCAAATCATTATTTACTGCTCTATGGTCTAAGCATGCTTTGTCGTTATGAAAGCGAATTATGGGGAGATCTAGTGTTGTCACATCAGTATGCAGAAAAATTATTAATAGATAGGTTCTGCAAGCATCATATGGGAATTTTCCCCTATATGGTAGAACAGCAATTACAACTCCTTAAATAA
- the gyrA gene encoding DNA gyrase subunit A, producing the protein MAEQTSRFPKIDISQEMRDSFIDYAMSVIVSRALPDVRDGLKPVHRRILYAMHDMGLTPDKAFRKSANVVGQVMAKYHPHGDTAIYETMVRLAQDFNMRYMLVEGQGNFGSVDGDRAAAMRYTESRFSKIALEMLRDIDKDTVDFIPNYDGHEEEPTVLPSRFPNLLVNGSAGIAVGMATNIPPHNLREVIDGVSAMIDNPEITVAELMKIIKGPDFPTAGEILGYSGIRRAYETGRGSIIMRAKTNIEENNGKARIIVTEIPYQVNKARLVEKIAELVREKKIDGITDLRDESDRKGMRIVIELRRDIVPKVVLNNLFKHTQMQSTFGVNMLALVNSRPKTLNLREMIYHYLEHQRVIVRRRTEYELRQAEARAHILEGLRIALDHIDEIISLIRASRMAEEARNALIERFGLSHEQAQAILDMRLQRLTGLEREKIEAEYQELLIKIAELKSILADDNKIYSIIREEMNAIKEKFGDDRRTAITIGEDMIEDADLIPEEEVVISLTHSGYVKRLPVTTYRSQKRGGRGIQGIGTKDDDFVEHLCITNSHDTLLFFTSKGKVYRLRGFEIPDLSRTAKGTPIINLIQIEKGETVSAVIPVKEFREDQFIFFATKQGIVKKTDLKSFENIRRGGLFAVNLREDDELINVRLTDGNQQIIMGTKQGMSVRFNEGDVRTMGRTATGVKGITLDSNDVVIGMDVIRDDAEVLIVTAKGYGKRTPVSEYRIQTRGGKGIKTHNVTERSGQVVGLKVVQADEDLMIVTITGIIIRMEIKGISVMGRYTQGVKLIRLGDEEEVVSIATVEASEEDSENNLCTEAAELETDNVNEDTEVEDTEADADVADDTSEE; encoded by the coding sequence ATGGCAGAACAAACATCTCGGTTTCCAAAAATTGACATTAGCCAAGAGATGCGTGACTCGTTCATTGATTACGCGATGAGTGTCATCGTTAGTCGCGCTTTACCTGATGTAAGGGACGGACTAAAGCCAGTTCATCGCCGTATCTTATATGCCATGCATGATATGGGGCTTACTCCTGATAAGGCTTTCCGTAAATCCGCAAACGTTGTCGGTCAAGTAATGGCTAAGTATCATCCTCATGGTGACACGGCGATTTATGAGACCATGGTTCGGTTGGCACAAGATTTCAATATGAGATATATGCTCGTTGAAGGCCAAGGGAACTTTGGTTCTGTGGACGGCGATCGGGCGGCAGCTATGCGTTATACTGAGTCCCGTTTTTCAAAAATTGCTTTAGAAATGCTTCGGGATATTGATAAAGATACAGTTGACTTTATACCAAACTACGATGGACATGAGGAAGAACCTACCGTTCTCCCTTCTCGTTTTCCGAATTTGTTAGTAAATGGTTCAGCAGGTATCGCGGTTGGGATGGCGACTAATATACCACCGCATAATCTGAGGGAGGTCATTGATGGTGTTAGTGCCATGATTGATAATCCTGAGATTACTGTTGCAGAACTGATGAAAATCATTAAGGGGCCGGATTTCCCAACAGCTGGTGAAATTTTAGGCTACTCTGGTATTCGACGTGCTTATGAAACAGGACGCGGTTCCATTATTATGCGTGCCAAAACCAATATTGAAGAGAATAATGGGAAAGCCCGCATTATTGTAACGGAAATTCCGTATCAGGTGAACAAAGCTAGACTTGTTGAAAAAATTGCAGAATTAGTACGTGAGAAAAAGATTGATGGCATAACTGATTTGCGTGATGAATCTGACCGCAAAGGAATGCGTATTGTCATTGAACTTCGTCGAGATATTGTTCCAAAAGTAGTGTTAAATAATTTGTTTAAGCATACCCAAATGCAATCAACCTTTGGGGTTAATATGCTGGCGCTTGTTAATTCACGTCCCAAAACATTGAATTTACGCGAAATGATCTACCATTACTTGGAGCATCAACGCGTCATTGTTCGTAGACGCACTGAATATGAATTGCGTCAGGCTGAAGCGCGTGCGCATATCTTAGAGGGATTACGCATTGCACTTGATCATATTGACGAGATCATCAGTCTCATTCGTGCATCTCGCATGGCAGAAGAAGCACGCAATGCTTTGATCGAGCGATTTGGGTTGAGTCATGAACAGGCTCAAGCGATTTTGGACATGCGTCTCCAACGCCTTACTGGTCTGGAACGCGAAAAAATTGAAGCGGAATACCAAGAGCTTTTAATTAAGATTGCTGAATTAAAATCCATTCTTGCTGATGATAATAAAATTTACTCGATCATTCGTGAAGAGATGAATGCCATCAAAGAGAAATTCGGAGATGACCGTCGCACGGCAATCACGATTGGCGAAGATATGATTGAGGATGCAGATCTGATTCCAGAAGAGGAAGTTGTTATTTCCTTAACTCATAGCGGTTACGTGAAACGTTTGCCAGTAACCACCTATCGCAGCCAGAAGCGCGGAGGTCGTGGTATTCAAGGAATTGGAACCAAAGACGACGATTTCGTCGAGCATCTTTGCATCACGAACTCTCACGATACGCTCTTGTTCTTTACAAGTAAGGGAAAAGTGTATCGCTTAAGAGGATTCGAAATTCCTGATCTGAGTCGTACAGCTAAAGGCACACCAATTATCAATTTGATTCAAATTGAAAAGGGTGAGACAGTCAGTGCTGTAATTCCAGTGAAGGAATTTAGAGAAGATCAGTTTATCTTCTTTGCCACTAAACAGGGTATTGTTAAGAAGACGGACTTAAAATCGTTCGAGAATATTCGACGCGGCGGTCTCTTTGCTGTAAATCTACGGGAAGATGATGAGCTGATTAATGTTCGTTTGACAGATGGCAACCAACAAATCATCATGGGTACAAAACAAGGAATGTCCGTTCGTTTTAATGAAGGCGACGTACGAACCATGGGACGTACTGCTACAGGCGTTAAGGGGATAACCCTTGATTCTAACGACGTCGTTATTGGCATGGATGTCATCCGTGATGATGCTGAGGTATTGATTGTAACTGCAAAAGGCTACGGTAAACGCACACCTGTGTCTGAATATCGTATTCAGACACGTGGAGGTAAAGGAATTAAAACCCATAATGTTACAGAGCGAAGCGGTCAGGTTGTTGGTTTAAAAGTTGTGCAGGCCGATGAAGACTTAATGATTGTCACAATAACTGGCATCATTATTCGCATGGAGATTAAAGGGATTTCCGTTATGGGACGCTATACGCAGGGTGTAAAATTAATTCGTCTAGGTGATGAAGAGGAAGTTGTTTCAATTGCAACGGTAGAAGCTTCCGAGGAGGACTCTGAGAATAATCTTTGTACAGAAGCCGCAGAGCTTGAGACGGACAACGTTAACGAGGATACAGAAGTAGAGGATACAGAAGCAGATGCCGATGTAGCTGATGATACATCTGAAGAATAA
- the pdxS gene encoding pyridoxal 5'-phosphate synthase lyase subunit PdxS, with amino-acid sequence MVQVGTDRVKRGMAEMQKGGVIMDVVNAEQAKIAEAAGAVAVMALERVPSDIRAAGGVARMADLGIVEEVLKAVTIPVMAKARIGHFVEARVLESMGVDYLDESEVLTPADDLYHINKKDFTVPFVCGARDLGEALRRIGEGASMIRTKGEPGTGNIVEAVRHMRTMQSQIRKVQSMSYDELMAEAKNLGAPYELLEQIHKTGKLPVVNFAAGGVATPSDAALMMQLGADGVFVGSGIFKSENPEKFARAIVEATTHYTDYELIARVSKDLGSAMTGIEISKLPQAERMQERGW; translated from the coding sequence ATGGTACAGGTAGGTACAGATCGTGTTAAACGTGGAATGGCAGAAATGCAAAAAGGCGGCGTAATTATGGACGTTGTTAACGCCGAGCAAGCTAAAATTGCGGAAGCTGCGGGTGCAGTAGCCGTTATGGCACTGGAACGCGTTCCATCTGATATTCGTGCGGCCGGTGGCGTAGCGCGCATGGCTGATCTAGGAATTGTAGAGGAAGTATTAAAAGCGGTTACGATTCCTGTAATGGCAAAAGCACGTATTGGTCATTTTGTAGAAGCACGTGTCCTTGAATCTATGGGAGTAGATTATCTTGATGAAAGCGAAGTACTTACTCCTGCTGATGACTTGTACCATATTAATAAAAAAGATTTCACAGTGCCATTTGTTTGTGGAGCGCGTGATTTGGGTGAAGCTCTTCGTCGTATCGGAGAAGGTGCATCTATGATTCGTACAAAAGGGGAGCCAGGAACAGGAAACATTGTTGAGGCTGTTCGCCATATGCGTACGATGCAATCACAAATCCGTAAAGTGCAAAGCATGTCTTATGATGAATTAATGGCTGAAGCGAAAAATCTTGGAGCTCCGTATGAATTGTTAGAGCAAATTCACAAAACAGGAAAGCTTCCTGTTGTAAACTTCGCGGCTGGTGGTGTTGCTACACCTTCTGATGCTGCTTTGATGATGCAATTAGGCGCAGATGGCGTATTTGTAGGTTCCGGTATCTTTAAGTCCGAGAATCCTGAAAAATTCGCACGTGCTATTGTAGAAGCGACTACACACTATACAGATTACGAATTGATTGCACGCGTTTCGAAAGACCTTGGTTCTGCGATGACCGGAATCGAAATTTCCAAGTTGCCGCAGGCTGAGCGCATGCAGGAGCGCGGCTGGTAA
- the guaB gene encoding IMP dehydrogenase → MWENKFAKEGLTFDDVLLVPAKSEVLPKDVNVSTVLSKKVKLNIPLISAGMDTVTESALAIAMARQGGLGIIHKNMTIEQQASEVDRVKRSESGVITNPFSLTENHTVADADALMGKYRISGVPIVNDQNQLIGILTNRDLRFVHDFSIMVKDVMTKENLVTAPVGTTLPEAEQILQKHKIEKLPLVDENNVLKGLITIKDIEKLIQYPNAAKDEQGRLLCGAAVGVSNDTFERTEALVQAGIDVLVIDTAHGHSKGVLETVKKVRSLYPDLTIIAGNVATGQATKDLIEAGASVIKVGIGPGSICTTRVVAGIGVPQITAIYECATAARQYNIPVIADGGIKYSGDLAKAIGAGASVIMIGSLFAGTDESPGEFEIYQGRRFKVYRGMGSIGAMKAGSKDRYFQENAQKLVPEGIEGRVAYKGPLADVVYQLVGGLRAGMGYCGAATIADLRDKSTFVRITGAGLRESHPHDVQITKESPNYSIS, encoded by the coding sequence GTGTGGGAAAATAAGTTTGCTAAGGAAGGCTTAACTTTTGATGACGTATTATTGGTACCAGCTAAATCAGAAGTGCTTCCAAAAGACGTTAATGTATCCACAGTATTAAGCAAAAAGGTGAAACTCAACATACCATTAATCAGCGCCGGTATGGATACAGTAACCGAATCTGCACTTGCTATTGCAATGGCTCGTCAAGGCGGTCTAGGTATCATTCATAAAAATATGACCATTGAACAGCAAGCAAGTGAGGTAGATCGCGTAAAGCGCTCTGAAAGTGGTGTTATAACAAACCCATTTTCGTTAACTGAAAACCACACTGTTGCAGATGCAGATGCCCTCATGGGTAAATATCGTATTTCCGGTGTACCAATCGTTAACGATCAAAACCAATTGATTGGTATTTTAACAAATCGTGATCTACGTTTTGTACATGACTTCTCCATCATGGTCAAAGATGTAATGACTAAAGAAAATCTAGTTACAGCACCTGTAGGCACTACATTGCCAGAAGCTGAACAAATTTTACAGAAGCATAAAATCGAAAAGCTACCTTTGGTAGATGAAAATAATGTCTTAAAAGGGCTTATTACGATTAAGGATATCGAAAAGCTTATTCAATATCCGAATGCAGCGAAGGATGAGCAAGGACGATTGCTTTGCGGGGCAGCAGTAGGGGTATCCAATGATACATTTGAGCGTACAGAAGCTTTAGTACAAGCAGGAATTGATGTACTAGTTATTGATACAGCTCACGGCCATTCTAAAGGGGTTCTAGAGACCGTTAAGAAGGTCCGCAGTCTTTACCCTGATTTAACGATTATTGCTGGTAACGTCGCTACTGGACAAGCTACGAAGGACCTAATTGAAGCAGGAGCTTCTGTTATTAAAGTGGGAATTGGTCCTGGTTCCATTTGTACGACTCGTGTTGTTGCCGGTATTGGGGTTCCACAAATCACAGCGATTTATGAATGTGCGACCGCAGCGCGTCAATATAATATTCCAGTTATCGCTGATGGTGGTATTAAATACTCTGGTGACCTAGCAAAAGCTATAGGTGCTGGTGCATCTGTTATCATGATTGGTAGTTTGTTTGCAGGTACAGATGAATCTCCAGGTGAATTTGAGATTTATCAAGGACGCCGTTTTAAAGTGTATCGTGGAATGGGCTCCATTGGCGCTATGAAAGCGGGAAGTAAAGATCGTTACTTCCAGGAGAATGCTCAGAAGCTTGTTCCTGAAGGTATTGAAGGACGCGTAGCTTATAAAGGGCCTTTGGCTGATGTTGTGTATCAGCTTGTTGGTGGTCTAAGAGCTGGTATGGGCTATTGTGGAGCGGCAACCATTGCTGATCTACGTGACAAGTCTACTTTCGTTCGTATTACTGGTGCAGGCTTGCGCGAAAGCCATCCGCATGATGTTCAAATTACAAAAGAATCTCCGAACTACTCTATTTCATAA
- the serS gene encoding serine--tRNA ligase → MLDVKILRQDLEEVRRRLAHRNEDISALDQFAEVDEKRRQLIQEGDTLKNKRNTVSEQVAVLKRNKENADHLISEMKQVNERIKALDEELRELDEQLTVILLSLPNLPHESTPIGTTEDDNVVHRVWGDASTFSFEPKPHWEVADALGILDFETASKVTGSRFVFYKGMGARLERALINFMMDLHADKHGYEEVLPPYMVNRASMTGTGQLPKFEEDAFKIDGVDYFLIPTSEVPVTNMHRDEILDVAQLPIKYNAFSACFRSEAGSAGRDTRGLIRQHQFNKVELVKFVKPEDSYEELEKLVNNAETVLQMLGLPYRVMSMCTGDLGFTAAKKYDLEVWLPSYSTYREISSCSNFEDFQARRANIRFRRDAKSKPEFVHTMNGSGLALGRTVAAILENYQQEDGSVVIPEALRPYMGGMDRIIAKK, encoded by the coding sequence ATGTTAGACGTAAAAATACTGCGTCAGGATCTTGAAGAAGTAAGACGTCGATTGGCGCACCGTAATGAGGATATCTCCGCACTGGATCAGTTTGCTGAAGTGGATGAAAAACGTAGACAGCTTATTCAAGAAGGCGATACGCTAAAAAATAAACGTAATACAGTATCAGAACAGGTAGCTGTATTAAAGCGTAATAAAGAGAATGCAGATCATTTGATTTCTGAGATGAAGCAAGTGAATGAACGCATTAAGGCATTGGATGAAGAGCTGCGCGAGTTAGATGAACAGCTCACTGTCATTCTATTAAGCCTTCCTAATTTGCCGCATGAAAGCACGCCAATAGGTACAACTGAAGATGACAATGTAGTGCATCGTGTGTGGGGAGATGCTTCGACCTTCAGCTTTGAACCAAAGCCGCATTGGGAGGTAGCCGATGCGTTAGGTATTCTTGATTTTGAAACAGCCTCTAAAGTAACGGGAAGCCGTTTTGTTTTCTATAAAGGCATGGGTGCTCGCTTAGAACGTGCCCTAATCAACTTCATGATGGATCTTCATGCAGACAAGCATGGATACGAAGAAGTATTGCCGCCATATATGGTTAATCGCGCTAGCATGACAGGGACAGGGCAATTGCCTAAGTTTGAAGAGGATGCATTTAAGATTGATGGGGTAGATTATTTCTTGATCCCAACCTCTGAGGTACCTGTTACAAATATGCATCGTGATGAGATTCTTGATGTGGCTCAACTTCCGATTAAGTATAATGCATTTAGTGCATGCTTCCGTTCTGAGGCTGGGTCAGCTGGACGTGATACACGTGGATTGATTCGCCAGCATCAGTTTAATAAGGTTGAACTTGTGAAGTTCGTGAAGCCTGAGGATTCATATGAAGAGCTAGAAAAGCTGGTAAACAATGCGGAAACCGTGTTGCAAATGCTTGGCCTGCCATATCGTGTCATGAGCATGTGTACAGGTGATCTTGGATTTACAGCTGCGAAAAAATACGATTTGGAAGTATGGCTTCCAAGCTATAGCACGTACCGTGAGATTTCTTCTTGCTCTAATTTTGAAGATTTCCAAGCTCGCCGTGCCAATATTCGCTTCCGTCGCGATGCAAAAAGCAAGCCTGAATTCGTGCATACAATGAATGGCTCTGGCTTGGCATTGGGTCGTACAGTAGCAGCTATACTGGAAAACTACCAACAGGAAGATGGTTCTGTTGTAATTCCAGAAGCATTGCGTCCTTACATGGGTGGAATGGATCGGATTATAGCTAAGAAATAA
- the pdxT gene encoding pyridoxal 5'-phosphate synthase glutaminase subunit PdxT, with product MSKTRIGVLALQGAVAEHMRMLELAGAEAIAIKKVDELSEIDGLIIPGGESTTISKLMHKYGFMDAIRQFANEKKPVFGTCAGAILIANEIEHAPEAHLGLMDMKVARNAFGRQKESFEIKMPIAGVASDFPAVFIRAPLILKIGNKGEVLAKHEDNIVAARQGQFLAASFHPELTDDYRLHKYFLDMVNEYQTTGKASV from the coding sequence ATGAGTAAGACAAGAATCGGTGTTCTCGCCCTACAAGGTGCGGTTGCAGAGCATATGCGCATGCTTGAGTTGGCAGGTGCAGAAGCAATCGCAATTAAAAAGGTGGACGAGCTATCTGAGATAGATGGCTTGATCATTCCCGGTGGCGAGAGTACAACAATTAGTAAGCTCATGCATAAATACGGCTTTATGGATGCGATTCGTCAGTTTGCGAATGAGAAGAAGCCTGTCTTTGGAACATGCGCAGGCGCTATCTTAATTGCAAATGAAATTGAACATGCACCAGAAGCCCATCTAGGTTTAATGGATATGAAGGTAGCGAGAAATGCTTTTGGGCGGCAAAAGGAAAGCTTTGAAATCAAGATGCCAATTGCTGGCGTAGCTTCCGACTTTCCAGCGGTCTTTATCCGTGCGCCTCTTATCCTGAAAATCGGCAATAAGGGTGAAGTGCTGGCGAAGCATGAAGACAATATCGTAGCGGCTCGCCAAGGGCAATTTTTGGCGGCATCCTTTCATCCAGAACTAACAGATGATTATCGATTGCATAAATATTTTTTAGACATGGTGAATGAATATCAAACAACAGGGAAAGCATCCGTATAG
- a CDS encoding D-alanyl-D-alanine carboxypeptidase family protein: MMHKWTARVSKLLLAGAIGMLSIVGGAMQASAAETAANLDLVASSAILVEASTGKVLYSKNPDQPLPPASMTKMMTEYLVLEAIKKGKIKQDELVPVSDYAFFIAKKKDSSGVYLNAGESHKVSELYKAMAIASANDATALLAEKIGGTEANFVDMMNKKAQEIGMKNTFFVTSTGLPANELGPYKPADTSKDNVMSARDAAILADRLVSDYPEALEISKIPRWVFREGQKEEIKLANNNWMLPGLPNETLGVDGLKTGYTDAAQFCFTGTAYRDGMRLITVVMGAKTKTSRFEETKKLLNYGYSTYKATEKLGKGVPVPGFENAPLKKGVSLEVPAITAKSVNVVGKIGEEAKVTPRVEYKPLTAPIKKGDVIGTVYLDTEGKSDYLMPSNQKGGVDLIAAEDVEEGSWIRLFFRSIFEFIANLFKSIVG; encoded by the coding sequence ATGATGCACAAATGGACAGCAAGAGTAAGCAAACTTTTATTGGCTGGTGCAATTGGTATGCTATCCATTGTGGGAGGAGCAATGCAGGCTTCTGCTGCTGAGACGGCTGCCAATCTTGATCTAGTGGCGAGTTCAGCAATTTTAGTCGAGGCATCAACGGGAAAGGTTTTGTACAGTAAAAACCCAGATCAGCCATTACCACCAGCTAGTATGACTAAAATGATGACAGAGTATCTGGTATTAGAGGCTATTAAAAAAGGTAAAATTAAACAAGATGAACTTGTACCTGTTAGTGACTATGCTTTCTTTATTGCCAAAAAGAAGGATTCCTCAGGCGTGTACTTAAATGCTGGGGAAAGTCACAAGGTGAGTGAACTATATAAAGCTATGGCGATTGCCTCAGCTAACGATGCTACAGCCCTGTTAGCAGAAAAGATTGGTGGAACTGAAGCCAACTTTGTAGACATGATGAATAAAAAAGCCCAAGAGATTGGGATGAAAAATACGTTTTTTGTTACATCCACTGGATTGCCTGCTAATGAATTAGGACCTTATAAACCAGCGGATACGAGCAAGGATAATGTGATGTCTGCACGTGATGCAGCTATCTTGGCGGATCGTTTAGTGAGTGATTATCCTGAGGCATTAGAAATTTCTAAAATCCCGCGCTGGGTGTTCCGTGAAGGTCAAAAAGAAGAAATCAAGCTAGCAAACAATAACTGGATGCTTCCAGGCTTGCCGAATGAAACGCTTGGAGTAGATGGTCTTAAAACTGGTTATACCGATGCAGCACAATTTTGTTTTACGGGAACGGCTTATCGTGATGGAATGCGCCTGATCACAGTTGTCATGGGAGCTAAAACAAAAACAAGCCGTTTTGAAGAAACCAAAAAGTTATTAAATTATGGCTATAGCACCTACAAAGCTACGGAAAAACTGGGAAAAGGCGTTCCTGTTCCAGGATTTGAAAATGCGCCACTTAAAAAGGGTGTATCTCTAGAGGTTCCGGCTATTACTGCTAAATCAGTTAATGTTGTGGGTAAAATCGGAGAAGAAGCGAAAGTAACGCCGCGTGTAGAATATAAACCTTTGACCGCGCCTATTAAAAAAGGTGACGTGATTGGAACAGTCTACCTTGATACAGAAGGAAAAAGCGATTATTTGATGCCAAGCAATCAAAAGGGCGGAGTAGATTTAATAGCTGCTGAGGATGTAGAAGAAGGTAGCTGGATTCGCCTATTCTTTAGAAGTATCTTCGAATTTATCGCTAATCTGTTTAAAAGTATTGTTGGCTAA